In bacterium, the sequence AGGAGACAATGTAGATTTAGAGATAGAGTTAATAGCGCCGATAGCGATGGAAGATGGGTTAAGATTTGCGATAAGAGAGGGAGGTAAGACGGTAGGTGCTGGTGTTGTATCTAAAATTATTAAGTGAACTTAGTAGATAGGCAGTATTAGAGTATGCGCGATATAGTTATATTAGCATGTGTAGAGTGTAAAAATAGAAATTACAATACAACAAGAAACAAAAAGAATAAGAAAGACAAGTTGGAGTTAGAAAAATATTGTAGATTTTGTAAAAAGTATGTATTGCATAAAGAAACCAAATAGAGCTGTAGGCCTGTAGCTCTAACGGTAGAGCAGCGGACTCCAAATCCGATGGATGGGGGTTCAAATCCCTCCAGGCCTGCTATTATGTTTAGAAATTATGTTTAGACGCATTAAAATTTTTTTATTGGATGTTCATAAGGAACTCAAGAAGGTCTCTTGGCCAACGAAGAATGAAATTAAAGAATCCACTGTAATTGTCATTATAGCTGTTGGGATAAGCGCAGTGTTTATTGGTGTAGTGGACTTTTTCTTGGGCAATATTTTGAGTAAGATAATAAGGTAGTAAGGGTAGCTATGGAAAAAAAGTGGTATGTAATACACATACACTCGGGTTTTGAGGGTAAAGTAAAGATGCAGCTAGAATGCAAGCTAAAGCTTGCTAATATGGAGGGATTTGTATCTCGAATATTAATTCCAACAGAGAACGTTGTAGAAGTTAAAGCTGGGAAAAAAAAGGTTAGTAGTAGAAAATTTTTTCCTGGTTATATTCTTATAGAGATGGAAATGAATGACGAGGTTTGGCAATTGATACGAAATGTTCCCGGGGTTAGCGGTTTTATTGGAAATAGAAGAAAAGCTGTACCGCTTCCTGAGAAAGAAGTACAGAAAATATTTGAAAAATTAAAGGAAAAAGAAGAAAAACCCAAACCAAAGGTAATGTTTGATAAAGGAGAAAGTATAAGGATTATAGAGGGACCATTTGCCGATTTTAATGGTGAAATTGAAGAAGTTAGTCCAGAAAAAGGAAGATTAAAAGTAATGGTTTCTATTTTTGGCAGATCAACGCCTGTTGAATTAGAATCATGGCAGGTGGAAAAGATATAATTTTTGAATTAAGGAGTAAATTTTAATATGGCAAAAGAGAGAAAAGTTGCAGGAATGATAAAGCTACAGATTTCAGCAGGAAAGGCAACACCAGCACCACCAGTAGGGCCGGCTCTAGGTCAACATGGCATTAATATAATGCAATTTTGTCAGGCATTCAATAATCAAACCAAAGACAAGGAAGGATTAATAATTCCTGTTGTTATAACAGTTTATGAGGATAAGTCCATTACGTTCATTACTAAATCTCCTCCAGCTGCAGTTCTCCTGAAGCAAGCTGCTGGTATTGCAAAAGCATCTGGAGAACCTAATAAAAATAAGATAGCAAAGGTAAGCAAAGATAAGGTTAGAGATATAGCAAAAATGAAAATGAAGGATTTGAATACTTCTAATATTGAATCTGCAATGAAGATTATTGCAGGCACTGCTAGAAGTATGGGGATTGAAATAGAGGGATAAAGGGAACACTAGAATGGAAAAAAGAAGTAAGAGGTATCAGGCAGTTGAGAAGTTAATGGATAAAGAAAAAGCGTATGATCTTCCTCAGGCAGTTGAATTGCTGAAAAAAACAGCTAATGCAAAATTTGATGAAACGGTTAATATGGTCTTTCATCTAAGAGTGGACCCTAAGCAAGCTGACCAGCAGGTAAGAGGTGTTATAAATTTACCTCATGGAACAGGCAAGACGGTAAGGATTGCGGCTTTTGCAAAGGGCGATAATATTGATAAAGTCAAGCAAGCAGGAGCTGACTTTGTCGGTGATAAAGATCTGATGGATAAAATAAGCAAAGGTTGGCTTGATTTTGATGTTGTAGTTGCAACACCTGATATGATGAAAGAGATAAGTAAGTTAGGGAAGATACTTGGCCCACGTGGATTAATGCCTAATCCAAAAAGCGGGACAGTTGCTTTGGATATAGCAGGAGCTGTAGCAGAGATTAAGGCAGGAAAAGTAGAGTATAGGCTAGATAAAGGAGCAAATTTGCATATAGTAGTGGGAAAAGTTTCTTTCTCCAAAGAGCAATTATCAGACAATATACTGACAGTTGCAAAGGAAATAATTCATGCAAAACCTGCATCTTGTAAAGGGCAATATGTAAGAAATCTTGCTATTAGTTCCACAATGGGCCCATCAATAAGGCTTAACATTAGGGGAGTCACATGAATAAAGATGAAAAAGCAAAAAGGGTAAAGGAATTAGTCAGGCAATTTCAGAGGAGCCCTAATAATATGATATTTACAGATTATAAAGGGTTAACAGTTAAGGAGATATCAGGTTTACGAGAAACATTAAATGAAAAAGAAATATCATATAAGGTTATCAAAAATAGACTTGCATGTTTGGCATTAAAGGAGAGTGGTCTTAAGGGTTTGGACCATTTTTTTACAGGTCCTACAGCTATTGCTTTTGCACAAAATGATCCAACTGCTCCAGCAAAAGTGCTGTCAAAATGTTCAAAAGAATATGATTGTCTTAGTATTAAAGGAGGGTTTATTGATGAACTCGTTTTTTCCAGAGAACAGGTTGAAGAGATCGCTTTAATTCCTTCTAGAGATCAATTGCTTATGCAGTTAATAGGACAGCTTCAAGCTCCAATAGGTAATTTTGCATATTGTATTAGATCAATACTAGCCAGGTTTGTGTATGTTATTCACGCTGTTTTAGAAACAAAGAGAAAGGAAGATGTAATAGATAGTAGAGCTAATTCAAAGATAAAGGAGGTAGATAATGGTAACAAAAGCTAAGAAAACAACAGAAGAATCAGTAAAGAAAGTTCCCCAGGTTGAGGCAGAAAAGCCATCTGCAAAAAAGCCAGACAAAGCTAGTATTATAGATCTGGTAAAGAGTATGACAGTTTTAGAGTTATCGAATCTTGTCAAAGATTT encodes:
- the rplK gene encoding 50S ribosomal protein L11, whose translation is MAKERKVAGMIKLQISAGKATPAPPVGPALGQHGINIMQFCQAFNNQTKDKEGLIIPVVITVYEDKSITFITKSPPAAVLLKQAAGIAKASGEPNKNKIAKVSKDKVRDIAKMKMKDLNTSNIESAMKIIAGTARSMGIEIEG
- the rplJ gene encoding 50S ribosomal protein L10; its protein translation is MNKDEKAKRVKELVRQFQRSPNNMIFTDYKGLTVKEISGLRETLNEKEISYKVIKNRLACLALKESGLKGLDHFFTGPTAIAFAQNDPTAPAKVLSKCSKEYDCLSIKGGFIDELVFSREQVEEIALIPSRDQLLMQLIGQLQAPIGNFAYCIRSILARFVYVIHAVLETKRKEDVIDSRANSKIKEVDNGNKS
- the secE gene encoding preprotein translocase subunit SecE is translated as MFRRIKIFLLDVHKELKKVSWPTKNEIKESTVIVIIAVGISAVFIGVVDFFLGNILSKIIR
- the nusG gene encoding transcription termination/antitermination protein NusG; its protein translation is MEKKWYVIHIHSGFEGKVKMQLECKLKLANMEGFVSRILIPTENVVEVKAGKKKVSSRKFFPGYILIEMEMNDEVWQLIRNVPGVSGFIGNRRKAVPLPEKEVQKIFEKLKEKEEKPKPKVMFDKGESIRIIEGPFADFNGEIEEVSPEKGRLKVMVSIFGRSTPVELESWQVEKI
- the rplA gene encoding 50S ribosomal protein L1, giving the protein MEKRSKRYQAVEKLMDKEKAYDLPQAVELLKKTANAKFDETVNMVFHLRVDPKQADQQVRGVINLPHGTGKTVRIAAFAKGDNIDKVKQAGADFVGDKDLMDKISKGWLDFDVVVATPDMMKEISKLGKILGPRGLMPNPKSGTVALDIAGAVAEIKAGKVEYRLDKGANLHIVVGKVSFSKEQLSDNILTVAKEIIHAKPASCKGQYVRNLAISSTMGPSIRLNIRGVT
- the tuf gene encoding elongation factor Tu (EF-Tu; promotes GTP-dependent binding of aminoacyl-tRNA to the A-site of ribosomes during protein biosynthesis; when the tRNA anticodon matches the mRNA codon, GTP hydrolysis results; the inactive EF-Tu-GDP leaves the ribosome and release of GDP is promoted by elongation factor Ts; many prokaryotes have two copies of the gene encoding EF-Tu) → GDNVDLEIELIAPIAMEDGLRFAIREGGKTVGAGVVSKIIK
- the rpmG gene encoding 50S ribosomal protein L33 gives rise to the protein MRDIVILACVECKNRNYNTTRNKKNKKDKLELEKYCRFCKKYVLHKETK